The Bordetella sp. FB-8 genome includes a window with the following:
- a CDS encoding dihydrodipicolinate synthase family protein, with translation MPSIQNYRGIIPAISCPFTDDHRIDEPALRRLAGWLAGHKGVVAVMTNGHTGEVFSLTPAERAQVTHIVADELRGRLPVISSIVCEGVIEAAEHARAAREAGAAALDVMPPHHWLRFGFTSGHALQYFEAIHTAAPDLDLVCHVYPAWTRAAYSSQLLADLARLPYVQAFKVGQRDMNKYARDIQALREADASKAILTCHDEYLLASMVQGVDGALVGFATFIPQLIIDLWEAVKAGDLKRAQAIQAVITPLKDAVYGGGEPTGEAHARMKAGMHLAGVIDNPAVRPPTEAPGKAELDALRAAVAQAGLLKR, from the coding sequence ATGCCTTCCATCCAGAACTACCGGGGCATTATCCCCGCAATTTCCTGCCCGTTCACGGACGATCACCGCATCGACGAACCCGCCCTGCGCCGGCTTGCCGGCTGGCTGGCTGGCCACAAGGGGGTCGTGGCCGTGATGACCAACGGCCATACCGGCGAGGTGTTCTCGCTGACCCCGGCCGAGCGCGCCCAGGTCACGCACATCGTGGCCGACGAACTGCGCGGGCGCCTGCCGGTGATTTCATCCATCGTCTGCGAGGGTGTCATCGAGGCGGCCGAGCATGCCCGCGCCGCGCGCGAGGCGGGCGCGGCGGCACTGGACGTGATGCCGCCGCACCACTGGCTGCGTTTTGGCTTTACCTCCGGACATGCTCTGCAGTATTTCGAGGCCATCCACACAGCGGCTCCCGACCTGGATCTGGTGTGTCACGTCTATCCGGCCTGGACGCGCGCGGCCTACTCGTCGCAGCTGCTGGCCGACCTGGCCCGGTTGCCCTACGTGCAGGCCTTCAAGGTGGGCCAGCGCGACATGAACAAATATGCACGCGATATCCAGGCACTGCGCGAGGCCGACGCTTCCAAGGCCATACTCACCTGTCATGACGAATATCTGCTGGCCTCGATGGTGCAGGGCGTGGACGGCGCGCTCGTGGGCTTTGCCACGTTCATCCCGCAGCTCATCATCGATTTGTGGGAGGCAGTCAAGGCCGGCGACCTCAAGCGCGCCCAGGCCATCCAGGCCGTCATCACGCCGCTCAAGGACGCGGTGTACGGCGGCGGCGAACCCACCGGCGAAGCGCATGCGCGTATGAAGGCCGGCATGCATCTGGCCGGCGTGATCGACAATCCCGCGGTGCGCCCGCCCACCGAAGCGCCGGGCAAGGCCGAGCTCGATGCCCTGCGCGCCGCGGTGGCCCAGGCCGGCCTGCTCAAGCGCTGA
- a CDS encoding tripartite tricarboxylate transporter substrate-binding protein, with product MKMKFMLHVAFAALAGLGGFAAQAKYPDHPVRVIIPFPPGGTLDLLGRELAQKLGQQTGQSFIIENRAGGNGVIGADVVTQSKPDGYTLLFNASTFITAPMTMKSPPYNVQKNFTPIAMVAKAPLAVSVNKNLPVTDIAGLLAYSKSHPGMTFAVGSIGSAGHLGTELLKREGGLNYMVVPYKGTAPAFQDLIGGQIDGFIDPVLGALESYKSGLLKILAVTSDKRLPNLPEVPTVAETLPGYQAYSWYGLWGPADVPAAVVAKLNAQVNTALAALEPKYAALGLLLTPGSVADFVKFQREDMARSRKLIEEGHIRVQ from the coding sequence ATGAAAATGAAATTCATGCTGCACGTGGCTTTTGCCGCGCTGGCCGGCCTGGGCGGTTTTGCCGCCCAGGCCAAGTATCCCGACCATCCTGTGCGGGTCATCATCCCCTTCCCGCCGGGCGGCACGCTGGACTTGCTGGGGCGCGAACTGGCGCAGAAACTGGGGCAGCAGACCGGGCAGAGCTTCATCATCGAGAACCGCGCCGGGGGCAACGGCGTGATCGGCGCCGATGTCGTGACCCAGTCCAAGCCCGACGGCTATACCTTGCTGTTCAATGCCTCGACGTTCATCACGGCGCCCATGACGATGAAGTCGCCGCCCTACAACGTGCAAAAGAACTTCACGCCCATCGCTATGGTGGCCAAGGCGCCGCTGGCGGTATCGGTGAACAAGAATCTGCCCGTGACCGATATCGCGGGCCTGCTGGCGTATTCCAAGAGCCATCCCGGCATGACGTTCGCCGTGGGTTCCATCGGTTCGGCCGGTCATCTGGGCACCGAGCTGCTCAAGCGCGAGGGCGGGCTGAACTATATGGTGGTGCCCTACAAGGGCACGGCGCCCGCCTTCCAGGATCTGATCGGCGGGCAGATCGACGGCTTCATCGATCCGGTGCTGGGCGCGCTGGAGTCCTACAAGAGCGGCCTGCTCAAGATCCTGGCCGTGACTTCCGATAAGCGCCTGCCCAATCTGCCCGAGGTGCCGACCGTGGCCGAGACCCTCCCCGGCTACCAGGCCTATAGCTGGTACGGCCTGTGGGGACCCGCGGACGTGCCGGCCGCGGTCGTCGCCAAACTCAATGCCCAGGTCAACACGGCGCTGGCCGCGCTCGAACCCAAGTACGCGGCGCTGGGCTTGCTGCTGACGCCGGGCAGCGTTGCCGATTTCGTCAAGTTCCAACGCGAGGACATGGCTCGTTCGCGCAAGCTCATCGAAGAAGGTCACATCCGTGTCCAATGA
- a CDS encoding SDR family NAD(P)-dependent oxidoreductase, translated as MSNDDSDRALAVVTGSGAGIGLAIAQRLLASGWRVAGLDIGPAATDHPAYRHVAVDLCDPLATRAACAALQDAGALVHAAGILRVGTLEQLAPADGLRMWTLHVDAATRLAQALMPAMAGRGAGRVVLVGSRVAQGMPGRSQYAATKAALVAMARSWAAEFAARGVTVNVVSPAATQTGMLSDPARAASLPRLPPIGRLIQPPEIAALVDFLLKPEAAAITGQDIAICGGASLPR; from the coding sequence GTGTCCAATGACGATTCCGACCGCGCGCTGGCCGTGGTGACCGGCAGCGGCGCGGGCATAGGCCTGGCCATCGCGCAGCGCCTGCTGGCCTCGGGCTGGCGCGTGGCGGGCCTGGACATCGGCCCGGCCGCGACGGATCACCCGGCCTACCGCCACGTGGCGGTGGACCTGTGCGATCCCCTGGCCACCCGAGCTGCCTGCGCGGCGCTGCAGGATGCCGGTGCGCTGGTGCATGCGGCGGGCATTCTGCGGGTGGGCACGCTGGAACAGCTGGCCCCGGCCGACGGCCTGCGCATGTGGACGCTGCATGTCGATGCGGCGACGCGCCTGGCCCAGGCCCTGATGCCGGCCATGGCCGGACGGGGCGCGGGCCGGGTGGTGCTGGTCGGCAGCCGGGTGGCCCAGGGCATGCCGGGCCGCAGCCAGTACGCGGCCACCAAGGCGGCCCTGGTGGCCATGGCGCGCAGCTGGGCGGCCGAATTCGCCGCGCGCGGCGTGACGGTCAATGTGGTGTCGCCCGCCGCCACGCAGACCGGCATGCTGAGCGATCCGGCGCGGGCCGCCAGCCTGCCGCGCCTGCCGCCCATCGGCCGCCTGATCCAGCCGCCGGAGATCGCCGCGCTGGTCGATTTCCTGCTCAAGCCCGAGGCCGCGGCCATCACCGGGCAAGACATCGCGATCTGCGGCGGCGCTTCGCTGCCGCGCTGA
- a CDS encoding mandelate racemase/muconate lactonizing enzyme family protein: protein MKIVDIRESTRPICSDIRNAYIDFTKMTLSLVAVVTDVIRDGKPVVGYGFNSNGRYGQGGLIRDRFRPRVLEADPASLRDDTGENLDPHKIWQRMMINEKPGGHGERSVAVGTMDMAVWDAVAKIADKPLYQLLAERHGNGRADPRVFVYAAGGYYDPRKGLDGLRAEMTGYLERGYSVVKMKIGGATLAQDCERIESVLKILGPGQQLAVDANGRFDLETAVDYARALSAYPLFWYEEAGDPLDYALQAKLAEVYEGPMATGENLFSMQDARNLIRYGGMRPDRDWLQFDCALSYGLVEYLRTLDMLKEYGWSASRCIPHGGHQMSLAIAAGLGLGGNESYPDLFQPYGGFPDGVRVRDGYVDLPALPGIGFEGKADLISEMRALAG from the coding sequence ATGAAAATCGTGGACATCCGCGAATCCACCCGACCGATATGCTCGGACATCCGCAACGCCTATATCGACTTCACCAAGATGACCTTGAGCCTGGTCGCGGTGGTGACCGATGTCATCCGCGACGGCAAGCCGGTTGTGGGCTACGGCTTTAACTCGAATGGCCGCTACGGCCAGGGCGGTCTGATCCGCGACCGCTTTCGTCCGCGCGTGCTCGAGGCCGATCCGGCCTCGCTGCGGGATGACACGGGCGAGAACCTCGACCCGCACAAGATCTGGCAGCGCATGATGATCAACGAGAAGCCCGGCGGCCACGGCGAGCGCTCGGTGGCGGTGGGCACGATGGACATGGCGGTCTGGGACGCGGTCGCCAAGATCGCCGACAAACCGCTGTATCAGCTGCTGGCCGAGCGCCACGGCAACGGCCGGGCCGATCCGCGCGTGTTCGTCTACGCGGCGGGCGGCTACTACGATCCCCGCAAGGGTCTGGACGGGCTGCGGGCCGAAATGACCGGCTACCTCGAGCGCGGATACTCGGTGGTCAAGATGAAGATCGGCGGGGCCACGCTGGCCCAGGACTGCGAGCGCATCGAGTCGGTGCTCAAGATACTCGGTCCGGGGCAGCAGCTTGCGGTCGATGCCAACGGCCGCTTCGATCTGGAGACCGCCGTTGACTATGCCCGCGCGCTGTCGGCCTATCCGCTCTTCTGGTATGAGGAGGCGGGCGATCCGCTGGATTACGCGCTGCAGGCCAAATTGGCCGAGGTCTATGAGGGGCCGATGGCCACGGGCGAGAATCTGTTCTCGATGCAGGACGCGCGCAATCTGATCCGCTATGGCGGCATGCGCCCCGACCGCGATTGGCTGCAGTTCGACTGTGCGCTGAGCTATGGGCTGGTGGAGTATCTGCGCACGCTGGACATGCTCAAGGAGTATGGCTGGTCGGCGTCGCGCTGCATTCCGCACGGCGGGCATCAGATGTCGCTGGCGATTGCGGCGGGGCTTGGGTTGGGGGGTAACGAAAGTTACCCGGATCTGTTCCAGCCTTATGGCGGGTTTCCGGACGGCGTGCGGGTGCGCGATGGGTATGTGGATTTGCCGGCGTTGCCGGGGATAGGGTTCGAGGGCAAGGCGGATTTGATTTCGGAGATGCGGGCGTTGGCGGGGTAA
- a CDS encoding GNAT family N-acetyltransferase, giving the protein MSNPIQIRLLAAPDTSALREVRLTALTEAPRAFGSSMEEEELLGLDHFLRLAEADEKSAVLGAFAEGRMVGMTCISQYGKLKARHKAFIWGVYVDPEHRGRGLARQLLQAALARAATMPGVRRVHLTAAADNTAAMALYADLGFVEYGREPDSLCVNGELIDEVLMSRVLR; this is encoded by the coding sequence ATGTCCAACCCCATACAGATACGCCTGCTCGCCGCCCCCGACACCTCGGCCCTTCGAGAGGTGCGCCTGACCGCACTGACCGAGGCGCCGCGCGCCTTCGGATCGAGCATGGAGGAAGAGGAATTACTGGGCCTGGACCATTTCCTGCGCCTGGCCGAGGCAGACGAAAAAAGCGCCGTCCTGGGCGCCTTCGCCGAAGGCCGCATGGTCGGCATGACCTGCATCTCGCAGTACGGCAAGCTCAAGGCGCGCCACAAGGCCTTCATCTGGGGCGTCTATGTCGACCCCGAACACCGCGGCAGGGGCCTGGCCCGGCAGCTCCTGCAAGCCGCCCTGGCGCGTGCCGCCACCATGCCCGGCGTGCGCCGGGTCCACCTGACGGCCGCCGCGGACAACACCGCGGCAATGGCGCTCTACGCCGATCTGGGCTTCGTGGAATACGGCCGCGAGCCCGATTCGCTCTGCGTCAACGGCGAATTGATCGACGAAGTGCTGATGAGCCGCGTCTTGAGGTGA
- a CDS encoding arginine/lysine/ornithine decarboxylase: MKFRFPIFIIDEDYRSENASGLGVRALASAIEAEGVEVIGVTSYGDLTSFAQQQSRASAFILSIDDEEFDDASPEGVAGAIKNLRAFIGEVRFRNADIPIYLYGETRTSEHIPNDILRELHGFIHMFEDTPEFVARHIIREAKSYVDGLAPPFFRELVDYAQDGSYSWHCPGHSGGVAFLKSPVGQMFHQFFGENMLRADVCNAVDELGQLLDHTGPVAESEINAARIFNADHCFFITNGTSTSNKVVWHANVAAGDVVVVDRNCHKSILHAITMTGAIPVFLRPTRNHLGIIGPIPLEEFDPENIRKKIEANPFAREAKNKEPRILTLTQSTYDGVIYNVEMIKEKLGSYVDTLHFDEAWLPHAAFHEFYQDMHAIGTNRPRSHDAMVFATHSTHKLLAGISQASQIIVQESETRKLDRNVFNEAYLMHTSTSPQYAIIASCDVAAAMMEPPGGTALVEESIKEAMDFRRAMRKVESEFGKNDWWFKVWGPNRLPSEGIGNRGEWLLESNDHWHGFGDLAEGFNMLDPIKATVVTPGLDMSGSFGETGIPAALVSKYLTEHGVVVEKTGLYSFFILFTIGITKGRWNTLLTDLQQFKDDYDRNQPLWRILPEFCRAHRRYERMGLRDLCQQIHEAYRANDVARLTTEMYLSDMVPALKPSDAFARMAHREVERVAIDALEGRVTGVLLTPYPPGIPLLIPGERFNKTIVQYLQFAREFNLKFPGFETYIHGLAEDIGPDGERRFYVDCLIED, from the coding sequence ATGAAATTTCGCTTTCCCATCTTCATCATCGACGAGGATTACCGGTCCGAGAACGCGTCGGGCCTGGGTGTCCGGGCCCTGGCCTCGGCTATCGAGGCCGAGGGCGTGGAGGTGATCGGCGTCACCAGCTACGGCGACCTGACTTCCTTTGCCCAGCAGCAAAGCCGCGCCAGCGCCTTCATCCTGTCCATCGACGACGAAGAGTTCGACGACGCCTCGCCCGAGGGCGTGGCCGGCGCCATCAAGAACCTGCGCGCCTTCATCGGCGAGGTGCGGTTCCGCAATGCCGACATTCCCATCTATTTGTACGGCGAGACGCGCACGTCCGAGCACATTCCCAACGACATCCTGCGCGAGCTGCACGGCTTTATCCACATGTTCGAGGACACCCCCGAATTCGTGGCACGCCACATCATCCGCGAAGCCAAGAGCTACGTCGATGGCCTGGCGCCGCCCTTCTTTCGGGAACTGGTCGACTATGCGCAGGACGGTTCGTACTCCTGGCACTGCCCGGGCCACTCGGGCGGCGTGGCGTTCCTGAAGAGTCCGGTGGGCCAGATGTTCCACCAGTTCTTCGGCGAGAACATGCTGCGCGCCGACGTCTGCAACGCGGTGGACGAACTGGGCCAGCTGCTGGACCATACCGGCCCGGTAGCCGAGTCCGAGATCAACGCCGCGCGCATCTTCAACGCCGACCACTGCTTTTTCATCACCAACGGCACATCCACCTCGAACAAGGTGGTGTGGCATGCCAACGTGGCCGCGGGGGACGTGGTGGTGGTGGACCGCAATTGCCACAAGTCCATCCTGCACGCCATCACGATGACCGGCGCGATTCCGGTGTTCCTGCGCCCCACGCGCAACCACCTGGGCATCATCGGCCCCATTCCGCTGGAAGAGTTCGACCCCGAGAACATCCGCAAGAAGATCGAGGCCAATCCCTTCGCCCGGGAGGCCAAGAACAAGGAGCCGCGCATTCTCACGCTGACGCAGAGCACCTACGACGGCGTGATCTACAACGTGGAAATGATCAAGGAAAAGCTGGGCAGTTACGTCGACACGCTGCACTTTGACGAGGCCTGGCTGCCGCACGCGGCCTTCCACGAGTTCTACCAGGACATGCACGCCATCGGCACCAACCGTCCGCGCAGTCATGACGCGATGGTGTTCGCCACGCACTCCACGCACAAGCTGCTGGCGGGCATTTCGCAGGCCTCGCAGATCATCGTGCAGGAGTCCGAGACGCGCAAGCTGGACCGCAACGTGTTCAACGAGGCCTACCTCATGCACACGTCCACCTCGCCGCAGTACGCCATCATCGCTTCGTGCGACGTGGCCGCGGCCATGATGGAGCCGCCAGGGGGCACCGCGCTGGTCGAGGAAAGCATCAAGGAAGCCATGGATTTTCGCCGCGCCATGCGCAAGGTGGAGTCCGAGTTCGGCAAGAACGACTGGTGGTTCAAGGTCTGGGGGCCGAACCGCCTGCCCAGCGAGGGCATAGGCAACCGCGGCGAGTGGCTGCTGGAGTCCAACGACCACTGGCACGGCTTCGGCGACCTGGCCGAGGGCTTCAACATGCTCGATCCGATCAAGGCCACGGTGGTCACGCCGGGGCTGGACATGTCGGGCAGCTTCGGCGAGACGGGCATCCCGGCCGCGCTGGTGTCCAAGTACCTGACCGAGCACGGCGTGGTGGTCGAGAAGACGGGCCTGTATTCCTTCTTCATCCTGTTCACCATCGGCATCACCAAGGGCCGCTGGAACACGCTGCTGACCGATCTGCAGCAGTTCAAGGACGACTACGACCGCAACCAGCCGCTGTGGCGCATCCTGCCCGAGTTCTGCCGCGCGCATCGCCGCTACGAGCGCATGGGCCTGCGCGATCTGTGCCAGCAGATCCACGAAGCCTATCGCGCCAACGATGTGGCGCGGCTGACCACCGAGATGTACCTGAGCGACATGGTGCCGGCCCTGAAGCCTTCCGACGCCTTTGCCCGCATGGCGCACCGCGAGGTCGAACGGGTGGCCATCGATGCGCTGGAGGGCCGCGTGACCGGCGTGCTGCTCACGCCCTATCCGCCGGGCATTCCGCTGCTGATTCCGGGCGAACGCTTCAACAAGACCATCGTGCAGTACTTGCAGTTCGCCCGCGAGTTCAATCTGAAATTCCCGGGCTTCGAGACCTATATCCACGGCCTGGCCGAGGACATCGGGCCGGACGGCGAGAGGCGGTTCTACGTGGATTGCCTGATCGAGGACTGA
- a CDS encoding Ldh family oxidoreductase, translating into MARIAFDELEQLAEQALGAHGASPAMARSTAQALVRAEAQGLASHGVSRVPAYCAHLSNGRVDGAALPVILHEHGAGLLVNAADGLAFPACALAVSEAVARAARLGVAFAGVTNSHHFGAAGLHLEAIAQAGMVGLAFSNSPAAMPAWGGRRALFGTNPIAAVFPRREAEPLLIDLSLSAAARGKLMVAARDGQPIPLGWALDADGQPTTDPKAGMAGSMLPAGGVKGAMLALIVELLACALTGARFGFEADSFLADEGNRPRIGQAFLVIDPRALAGQEVFFERIETLVAAMLQDAQVRLPGARRDERERAARASGIDLTDEALRQLRQLAQGGKSIQ; encoded by the coding sequence ATGGCACGCATCGCATTCGACGAACTTGAGCAACTGGCCGAACAGGCCCTGGGCGCCCACGGCGCTTCGCCCGCCATGGCCCGCTCGACTGCGCAGGCACTGGTCAGGGCCGAGGCGCAGGGGCTGGCTTCGCACGGCGTATCGCGCGTTCCCGCCTATTGCGCGCACTTGAGCAACGGCCGCGTCGACGGCGCCGCGCTGCCGGTGATTCTGCACGAGCATGGCGCCGGGCTGCTGGTGAACGCCGCCGACGGCCTGGCGTTCCCGGCTTGCGCGTTGGCGGTGAGCGAAGCGGTGGCGCGCGCGGCGCGCCTGGGCGTCGCCTTCGCCGGCGTCACCAACAGCCATCACTTCGGCGCGGCCGGGCTGCACCTGGAGGCCATCGCACAGGCCGGGATGGTGGGGCTGGCTTTCAGCAATTCCCCCGCCGCCATGCCGGCCTGGGGGGGCAGGCGTGCGCTGTTCGGCACCAACCCCATCGCCGCCGTGTTTCCGCGCCGCGAAGCCGAACCGCTGCTGATCGATCTGTCGCTGTCGGCGGCGGCGCGAGGCAAGCTGATGGTCGCCGCGCGCGACGGCCAGCCCATTCCATTGGGCTGGGCGCTGGACGCCGACGGCCAGCCTACCACCGACCCCAAGGCGGGCATGGCCGGCAGCATGCTGCCGGCAGGCGGCGTCAAGGGCGCAATGTTGGCGTTGATCGTCGAACTGCTGGCGTGCGCCTTGACCGGCGCCCGATTCGGATTCGAGGCCGATTCCTTCCTGGCCGATGAAGGCAACCGGCCGCGGATCGGCCAGGCTTTCCTGGTCATCGACCCGCGCGCGCTGGCCGGGCAGGAGGTCTTCTTCGAGCGCATCGAGACGCTGGTCGCCGCCATGCTGCAGGATGCGCAGGTGCGCCTGCCCGGCGCAAGACGCGATGAACGCGAACGCGCCGCGCGCGCTTCGGGCATCGACCTGACCGACGAAGCCCTGCGGCAGTTGCGCCAGCTGGCGCAAGGCGGCAAATCAATTCAATAA
- a CDS encoding hydroxyacid dehydrogenase: MLIVISEFMDDAAVAMLAARHTVRYDPDLVDRRDALLQACEAADALIVRNRTRVDAALLAAAPRLRAVGRLGVGLDNIELPACAERGVRVIPATGANARAVAEYVIATTLALLRGAYIHSAQVAAGAWPRTALSSGLEAQGRTLGIVGFGGIGQLTARLARGLDMKIAAHDPMLDAGAPVWAETGVRPLALDDLLAECDAVSLHVPLTPQTAGLFDAARLARMKPGAILINTARGGIVDEAALAAALRHGALRGAAIDVFGQEPLPADSPLANAPNLILTPHIAGLTQEANERVCSLVAQRVDEALHA; this comes from the coding sequence ATGCTGATCGTCATTTCAGAATTCATGGACGACGCCGCCGTCGCGATGCTTGCGGCGCGCCACACCGTGCGCTACGACCCCGACCTAGTGGACCGCCGCGATGCGCTGCTGCAGGCCTGCGAGGCAGCCGACGCGCTGATCGTGCGCAACCGCACCCGGGTCGACGCGGCGCTGCTGGCTGCCGCGCCGCGGCTGCGCGCGGTGGGGCGCCTGGGAGTGGGCCTGGACAACATCGAATTGCCCGCCTGCGCCGAACGCGGCGTGCGGGTGATTCCCGCCACGGGCGCCAACGCGCGGGCCGTGGCGGAATACGTGATCGCGACGACGCTGGCGCTGCTGCGCGGCGCATACATCCACAGCGCGCAGGTGGCCGCAGGCGCCTGGCCGCGCACGGCCCTGTCCAGCGGGCTGGAGGCGCAAGGCCGCACGCTGGGCATCGTCGGCTTTGGCGGCATCGGCCAGTTGACCGCGCGCCTGGCGCGCGGACTGGACATGAAAATCGCCGCGCACGACCCCATGCTGGATGCCGGCGCGCCCGTCTGGGCCGAGACTGGCGTGCGCCCCCTGGCGCTGGACGACCTGCTGGCCGAGTGCGACGCCGTCAGCCTGCACGTTCCCCTGACGCCCCAGACCGCAGGCCTGTTCGACGCCGCGCGCCTGGCGCGCATGAAACCGGGCGCCATCCTGATCAACACGGCGCGCGGGGGTATCGTCGACGAGGCCGCTCTGGCCGCGGCGCTGCGGCACGGGGCGCTGCGCGGCGCGGCGATCGATGTCTTCGGACAGGAGCCACTGCCGGCGGACAGCCCGCTGGCCAACGCCCCCAATCTGATCCTGACGCCTCACATCGCAGGCCTCACGCAGGAAGCCAACGAACGCGTCTGCAGCCTGGTGGCGCAGCGCGTGGATGAGGCCCTGCACGCCTGA